In Mixta intestinalis, the following are encoded in one genomic region:
- a CDS encoding metallo-dependent hydrolase: protein MKLDILIKNGLVADLDSAGYVNQNIGIVGNRIVDLQSVENAEAETVIDAAGCIVLPGLIDFHAHVFHGGTAISVNPDVLCLPNGVTSVVDAGSSGWVNYKMFRNSVINTAQTRIKSYLNVVNVGLSTLGGGPTGYLENTNPANFNVEKISQTLDENRDNILGLKLRYSRDIADGRNYSDDPFYVTVELARMLKTTLCVHVTDSRLPADELISHFQSDDIYAHCFHGTGNAILKENGELFPAIREAKERGVIFDCSNGVAHFDFNVARHALEQGFTPDIISTDLTLRNSLRTNKVFSLLFIMSKYLNMGMSFFDVVRAVTQTPARLMKMQGQIGTLAPGALADIAIVKLRKEKVVFEDTKGVLLEGDRYIDNCATISNGQIVYRRQRF from the coding sequence ATGAAACTGGATATTTTGATTAAAAATGGTCTGGTGGCCGACCTCGACAGTGCAGGCTATGTGAATCAGAACATCGGCATCGTCGGCAACCGTATTGTTGATTTACAGAGCGTTGAAAATGCGGAAGCTGAAACCGTCATTGATGCGGCAGGCTGCATTGTCCTGCCCGGACTGATTGATTTTCATGCTCACGTTTTTCACGGCGGTACCGCCATCAGCGTCAATCCGGATGTACTCTGCCTGCCCAACGGGGTGACAAGCGTAGTGGATGCTGGCAGCAGCGGCTGGGTGAACTATAAAATGTTTCGCAACAGCGTGATAAATACCGCGCAGACGCGCATTAAGAGCTATCTGAATGTGGTCAATGTGGGGTTATCCACGCTGGGCGGCGGACCGACAGGATATCTGGAAAATACCAATCCGGCCAATTTCAACGTAGAGAAAATTAGTCAGACGCTGGACGAAAACCGCGACAATATTCTCGGCCTGAAACTACGTTACAGCCGGGACATTGCTGACGGACGCAACTACAGTGATGATCCCTTCTACGTAACCGTAGAACTGGCCCGTATGCTGAAGACAACGTTGTGTGTACACGTGACGGATTCGCGCCTGCCAGCTGACGAACTGATTAGTCATTTCCAGTCCGATGACATCTATGCCCACTGTTTCCACGGTACCGGTAATGCAATTCTTAAGGAAAACGGTGAATTGTTTCCCGCTATCAGGGAGGCCAAAGAGCGTGGGGTGATTTTTGACTGTTCTAACGGTGTGGCGCACTTTGATTTTAACGTAGCTCGCCATGCCCTGGAGCAGGGGTTTACCCCCGATATCATCAGCACCGATCTGACACTTCGTAACAGCCTGCGTACTAACAAAGTTTTCAGCCTGCTGTTTATCATGTCGAAGTACCTGAACATGGGGATGTCATTCTTTGATGTGGTTCGTGCGGTAACCCAAACGCCCGCACGACTGATGAAAATGCAGGGACAGATTGGCACGCTGGCTCCCGGTGCACTGGCTGATATAGCCATTGTGAAGCTGCGTAAAGAGAAAGTGGTGTTTGAAGATACCAAAGGTGTGTTACTGGAGGGCGATCGCTATATCGATAACTGTGCCACCATCAGCAACGGGCAAATTGTCTATCGTCGACAACGTTTTTGA
- a CDS encoding DASS family sodium-coupled anion symporter, producing the protein MLYLKLLPVIFFPVLFWVIPHPEGISAQTWEIVGIYLAMLCGLVLRPFTDAVIMLIILGFASLVIEPGPLFAGFGSPMVWFIISAFIICKAFVITGLGKRIAYLLLQRYGKNTLTLGYLMMITDTVLAPATGSNMSRSGGITFPIFRNIAEALGSKPDSGSRKIGAYLTILMYVVSMGTSSLFLTGMATNSITVSLANEIMGVNLEWMVWFKAAIVPAGIVLLAAPWILYKLYAPELKTITNVNEIATKGLQELGPLKREEKLLMVFFVLGIIGWMTGSVTGIAFIPVGLAFLACLLLFGVLSWNDVVSEKSAWQTFVWYGAFYGCAVALSKGGFYVYLVEVIKTWLDLSQLSEISALGVLVFISLAVRYFFVSNSAFVVSFYPVLFTLGMTTQAHPMYVALSLAFSAGYGALLTHYGNGAGVFTFSSGYVPQKTFWLLGTIMVLINVLVYFLVGIPYWKMIGI; encoded by the coding sequence ATGCTTTATCTTAAACTCTTACCCGTTATCTTTTTCCCCGTTTTGTTCTGGGTTATACCTCATCCGGAAGGTATTTCCGCACAGACCTGGGAAATCGTCGGTATCTACCTGGCTATGCTGTGCGGGCTGGTTCTGCGTCCGTTTACCGACGCCGTTATTATGCTCATTATCCTCGGTTTTGCCTCGCTGGTGATCGAACCAGGCCCGCTGTTTGCCGGATTCGGTAGCCCGATGGTATGGTTTATTATCAGCGCCTTTATCATCTGTAAGGCTTTCGTGATCACTGGCTTAGGCAAACGTATCGCCTATCTGTTGCTTCAGCGCTATGGCAAAAACACCCTGACGCTGGGCTATCTGATGATGATTACAGATACCGTTTTGGCTCCTGCCACCGGATCAAATATGTCACGTTCTGGCGGAATAACCTTTCCTATTTTTCGTAATATCGCAGAAGCGCTGGGTTCGAAGCCGGATAGCGGTAGCCGTAAAATCGGAGCCTATCTCACGATCCTGATGTATGTGGTATCGATGGGAACCTCCAGTTTGTTTCTGACCGGGATGGCCACCAACTCCATTACCGTCTCACTCGCTAATGAGATAATGGGTGTCAATCTTGAATGGATGGTGTGGTTCAAAGCCGCCATCGTACCGGCAGGCATTGTGCTGTTAGCCGCGCCGTGGATCCTCTACAAGCTCTATGCGCCTGAGCTGAAAACCATCACTAACGTTAACGAAATCGCTACCAAAGGATTGCAGGAGCTCGGCCCGTTGAAGCGAGAAGAGAAGCTGCTGATGGTCTTCTTTGTGCTGGGTATTATCGGCTGGATGACGGGTTCCGTTACCGGTATTGCGTTTATTCCTGTCGGCCTCGCTTTCCTTGCCTGCCTGTTGCTGTTTGGCGTACTGAGCTGGAACGATGTGGTCAGTGAAAAATCGGCCTGGCAGACCTTTGTCTGGTACGGTGCGTTTTATGGATGCGCCGTCGCGCTATCCAAAGGCGGTTTTTACGTCTACCTGGTAGAAGTGATCAAAACCTGGCTCGATCTGTCGCAGCTAAGTGAAATCAGCGCGCTGGGTGTACTGGTGTTTATCAGCCTTGCAGTGCGTTACTTCTTCGTCTCTAACAGTGCCTTTGTGGTGTCGTTCTACCCGGTTCTTTTTACTCTCGGTATGACCACCCAGGCGCACCCGATGTATGTTGCCCTGTCGCTGGCATTCTCCGCCGGTTACGGTGCCCTGCTGACGCACTATGGTAACGGCGCAGGCGTGTTTACCTTTTCCAGCGGCTATGTTCCGCAAAAAACTTTCTGGCTGCTCGGTACCATCATGGTGCTGATCAACGTGCTGGTTTACTTCCTGGTAGGTATTCCTTACTGGAAAATGATTGGTATCTGA
- a CDS encoding RraA family protein, with protein sequence MSIGNRVFIKRPAFDVELLKHYEQLPAANIADTMNRIAVLGNGIKRISSPKKPIMAGYAITVKARAGDNLMLHAALDMATENDVIVVSNEGDRSRALMGEIMVAYAHYSRKIAGIVLDGPVRDIDTLSVMDFPIFATGSNPAGPFKEGPGEVNTPIAVGGVAVCPGDLIVGDADGVIVVPLNDAAALLDKATSYAKFDASKVEAAKNGTANRAWVRKSLDEKGVEFIDDTYR encoded by the coding sequence ATGTCCATTGGTAATCGTGTTTTTATCAAACGTCCGGCATTCGATGTTGAGTTATTGAAACATTATGAGCAGCTTCCTGCGGCAAATATTGCTGACACCATGAACCGCATTGCGGTACTCGGTAACGGCATTAAACGTATCTCTTCACCAAAGAAACCGATTATGGCGGGCTATGCCATTACGGTGAAAGCGCGTGCGGGCGACAACCTGATGCTGCATGCAGCACTGGATATGGCAACGGAAAATGACGTCATTGTTGTCTCTAACGAAGGCGATCGTTCCCGTGCACTGATGGGCGAAATCATGGTTGCTTACGCCCATTACAGCAGGAAAATCGCCGGTATCGTGCTGGATGGCCCCGTTCGCGATATCGATACTCTCTCCGTTATGGACTTCCCTATTTTCGCTACCGGATCAAACCCGGCAGGCCCGTTTAAAGAGGGCCCAGGGGAAGTAAACACGCCGATTGCCGTTGGCGGCGTGGCAGTGTGCCCCGGCGATCTGATTGTGGGTGATGCTGACGGTGTGATCGTGGTGCCGCTAAACGATGCCGCTGCCTTGCTCGACAAAGCCACCAGCTACGCCAAATTTGATGCGAGCAAAGTGGAAGCCGCGAAAAACGGCACTGCCAACCGTGCATGGGTAAGAAAATCATTAGATGAAAAAGGTGTTGAATTCATCGACGACACCTACCGCTAA
- a CDS encoding hydroxyacid dehydrogenase yields MAYKILLPQEIMKEGREYLESRGYELITGSGMEEEDIIRDIPDCDGIIVRLSKMSDRVFDAAKKLKVVARHGAGYDTVDLESAKRHGVTVLNAPVANSMSVAELAIFYMLYCSRNFKLVEEKMLEDYYWAKLRTPKVELDGKTLGLVGVGNIGSRVAIKALHGFNMKVIAYDPYKTQEQVPEGVELTDDFDRIFKESDFVSLHCPATAETFDFVNEKQFSLMKPTAYFINTARGKLVDEKALYHALSTHSIAGAGVDVLKKEPFDPADPIFTLSNIVIAPHIGAATKEATDRASLHSAIGIDEVLSGKKPSWPVPGF; encoded by the coding sequence ATGGCGTACAAAATTTTACTTCCGCAAGAAATCATGAAGGAAGGGCGGGAATATCTTGAGAGTCGCGGCTACGAGTTGATTACCGGTTCCGGGATGGAAGAAGAAGATATTATCCGCGATATTCCTGACTGCGATGGCATTATTGTTCGTCTCTCTAAAATGTCCGATCGCGTGTTCGATGCGGCAAAAAAATTAAAAGTGGTAGCACGCCATGGCGCTGGTTATGACACCGTCGATTTAGAATCCGCTAAACGCCATGGTGTGACCGTCCTGAACGCACCCGTTGCTAACAGTATGTCTGTTGCAGAACTGGCGATTTTTTACATGTTGTATTGTTCACGTAACTTCAAGCTGGTGGAAGAAAAAATGCTTGAGGATTACTACTGGGCAAAGCTGCGCACCCCGAAAGTTGAGCTGGATGGTAAAACCCTGGGTCTGGTCGGCGTGGGTAACATCGGTTCACGTGTGGCCATCAAAGCGCTGCATGGCTTCAATATGAAAGTCATTGCTTATGATCCTTACAAAACCCAGGAGCAGGTGCCGGAAGGAGTAGAGTTAACCGACGATTTCGACCGAATATTTAAAGAAAGCGATTTTGTCTCTCTGCACTGTCCTGCTACTGCAGAAACCTTCGACTTCGTTAACGAAAAGCAATTTTCGTTGATGAAACCTACCGCCTATTTCATCAACACCGCCCGCGGCAAGCTGGTTGACGAAAAGGCGCTTTATCATGCGCTCTCTACCCACTCCATCGCCGGCGCAGGCGTCGACGTACTGAAAAAAGAACCTTTCGATCCGGCAGATCCAATTTTCACCCTGAGCAACATAGTAATTGCTCCGCACATTGGTGCCGCTACCAAAGAAGCCACCGACCGCGCCTCGCTGCACTCCGCTATCGGTATTGACGAAGTGTTATCAGGCAAAAAACCGTCCTGGCCGGTGCCGGGTTTTTAA
- a CDS encoding Tc toxin subunit A, with product MYAYKSPTVIFRGRISTKLQKAGYRTVFDIVNQSHANFINTVPDMDVSHTQQLYRQAQEHAATQKHLFRSWHLPHRQHRPGSLFSINRRGSQPTHFSYIKFFAGYIHEYSIVS from the coding sequence TTGTATGCCTACAAATCGCCTACTGTCATTTTTAGAGGCAGAATCAGTACCAAACTGCAAAAAGCTGGCTACCGAACCGTCTTTGATATCGTTAATCAAAGCCACGCTAATTTTATTAATACCGTTCCGGATATGGATGTCAGCCATACACAACAGCTTTATCGCCAGGCCCAGGAGCACGCGGCAACCCAGAAACACCTGTTCCGTTCGTGGCATTTACCACACAGGCAGCACAGGCCGGGCTCACTGTTTAGCATTAACAGGCGAGGCTCCCAACCAACACACTTCTCTTATATAAAATTTTTTGCAGGATACATTCATGAATACAGCATTGTTTCGTAA
- a CDS encoding autotransporter outer membrane beta-barrel domain-containing protein: MALKIKALSAAIAMLLINSAPTAFADTIYYNSTGVHSSGVWDWQSLGYVIGAGDNNSAELTLKGTSGYDHAFSVGKDGGKGTLTISEFSRNVNDTTYFSVGSVTKENMTLSNTEGVLNLVGADIGEVTTLGLDIGSSGFFDWHTERESTVTGILNIRDGAIMNVGEAENFSNNKAYVGAGNISNTGIINISGVGSALRLINNAPYYGDSVENGTLYLGFIGNGIVNITDGGELSAGRISASTTLANNGPATVAKPPYAEINVTGEKSRLVIGSQMILAADVYDDLQSIDAKLTQKGAGSAVLNVSDYAEVVFEGKANTDIDGFDNPVSGLFMAGNSATSAIVNLNKNGFITIANSSLSSDKDAIIAGDGIYAFNLNGGTLRVNDCSYCEDTLSTEVDMNVLARSTLESGDNKQMLLKGSLAGHGGIVKTGAGLVALAGKNHYLGGTWVEEGELRTDNDDAFVNNTPYTVNGGKLNLNEHDLVMSSLSGKGGVVDVTTANLIIDQNSNSLYAGSFAGAGSVKKQGDATLYLSGDSQQYNGAIVVLSGGLDSSRAVGGNISVHNGGTLSAEGYLGKTQVMNAGVLKVGSLYQNKQTPVSLEIDRGLTNSGSILLAKSGNIKQQQVGNKLLVNGNYSGQNGDIYFNTVLGNDTSATDRMIVTGDTDGTTVVHVNNVGGKGAYTKKGIELINVSGQSQGEFVQKDRIVGGAYEYFLRRGVGTDIGNWYLVSVQPAFEPDPTSPLDPEPVFRPEASEYGANLWAANRLFVHRLHDRLGEPHYVDSLTGEEKVTSMWLRHVGGHTRFRDNSGQLKTQANRYVLQLGGDIAQWSTDERDRFHLGIMGGYANQKSNTRNYRSGYRADGSVHGYSLGAYATWLQNNEEKSGAYIDSWMLYSWFDNSVTGQSLTAERYKSKGATASVEAGYTWKLAEKNKRESYFIQPVAQLTWMGVKADRHREMNGTWVESTGDSNIQSRLGVRAFIKGHSLLDEGKERLFEPFVELNWLHDTKNVGASLNGYHIEQAGTRNIGEIKVGVESQLGKNINLWGNIAQQIGDKAYSDTQAILGVKYLF, from the coding sequence ATGGCTTTGAAAATAAAAGCTCTGTCTGCCGCGATAGCAATGTTACTAATAAACAGTGCCCCCACGGCTTTTGCTGACACCATTTATTATAATTCTACCGGCGTTCATAGCTCGGGCGTGTGGGACTGGCAATCCCTGGGATATGTGATTGGCGCAGGAGATAATAATAGCGCTGAACTAACGTTAAAAGGTACGTCTGGTTACGATCACGCTTTCTCCGTCGGTAAGGACGGAGGTAAAGGCACGCTGACTATTTCAGAGTTTTCTCGTAACGTAAATGATACCACCTATTTTTCTGTGGGATCCGTCACTAAAGAGAATATGACGCTTAGCAATACCGAAGGTGTATTAAACCTTGTTGGCGCGGATATTGGTGAAGTGACAACGCTTGGCCTTGATATAGGCAGTAGTGGTTTTTTTGACTGGCACACTGAGCGCGAAAGTACGGTAACAGGCATTCTCAATATACGCGATGGCGCGATAATGAATGTTGGAGAAGCCGAAAACTTTTCTAATAACAAAGCGTATGTGGGTGCGGGTAATATCAGTAATACCGGCATCATTAATATTTCCGGCGTTGGTAGCGCTTTGCGTCTGATAAACAACGCGCCTTACTATGGCGATTCAGTTGAAAATGGAACGTTGTATTTAGGATTTATAGGTAATGGCATTGTGAATATTACCGATGGCGGTGAGTTGTCTGCTGGCAGGATTAGCGCATCAACTACGTTGGCAAACAATGGACCCGCTACGGTAGCAAAACCTCCCTATGCGGAGATCAATGTTACAGGAGAAAAAAGTCGCCTTGTTATTGGTAGTCAGATGATCCTGGCCGCAGATGTTTACGACGATCTTCAATCTATCGATGCCAAATTGACACAAAAAGGGGCGGGATCCGCAGTACTGAATGTAAGTGATTATGCTGAGGTTGTTTTTGAAGGTAAAGCCAACACTGACATTGATGGTTTTGATAATCCGGTTTCAGGCCTGTTTATGGCCGGTAATTCTGCAACATCTGCCATCGTAAACTTGAATAAAAATGGTTTTATTACCATCGCTAACAGTTCCTTATCATCAGATAAAGATGCCATTATTGCTGGCGACGGTATATATGCCTTCAATTTAAATGGAGGTACTTTACGGGTAAATGATTGTAGCTACTGTGAAGATACGCTTTCTACTGAAGTAGATATGAATGTCCTGGCGCGGTCGACGCTTGAATCAGGCGACAATAAACAAATGTTGTTGAAGGGTTCATTAGCAGGCCATGGTGGAATAGTTAAAACAGGCGCAGGGCTAGTTGCGCTTGCTGGCAAAAATCATTACCTCGGCGGCACTTGGGTAGAAGAAGGAGAGCTGCGTACTGATAACGATGATGCCTTCGTCAATAATACGCCCTATACCGTTAATGGCGGTAAACTGAATCTTAACGAACATGATTTGGTGATGTCGTCGCTGTCCGGTAAGGGCGGCGTAGTGGATGTCACCACGGCAAATCTTATTATCGATCAAAACTCAAACAGCCTTTATGCCGGCTCCTTTGCTGGCGCAGGCTCTGTTAAAAAGCAAGGTGACGCGACGCTTTATCTGAGCGGCGACAGTCAGCAATATAATGGCGCTATTGTTGTGTTGAGCGGAGGTCTGGATTCCTCCAGGGCGGTAGGCGGAAATATATCGGTCCATAATGGCGGCACGCTATCCGCAGAAGGCTATCTCGGTAAAACTCAGGTAATGAATGCGGGCGTTCTGAAAGTAGGCAGTCTGTATCAGAATAAACAAACCCCGGTATCGTTAGAAATCGATCGCGGGCTGACTAACAGCGGAAGCATTCTGCTGGCAAAAAGCGGGAATATTAAACAGCAACAGGTAGGAAATAAGCTGCTGGTTAATGGTAATTACAGTGGTCAGAATGGCGATATCTACTTTAATACCGTATTGGGAAATGATACTTCCGCTACCGATCGCATGATCGTTACTGGCGATACCGACGGCACGACTGTTGTACACGTTAATAACGTGGGCGGCAAAGGTGCTTATACGAAAAAAGGGATCGAACTCATTAACGTAAGCGGACAATCACAGGGTGAGTTCGTCCAAAAAGATCGCATTGTTGGCGGAGCGTATGAATATTTTCTAAGACGCGGCGTGGGTACGGATATCGGTAACTGGTATCTTGTCAGCGTCCAACCGGCTTTTGAACCGGATCCCACTTCTCCTCTGGATCCGGAACCCGTATTCCGCCCGGAAGCAAGTGAATATGGCGCTAACCTGTGGGCAGCAAATAGATTATTTGTGCACCGTCTGCACGATCGACTGGGAGAACCTCATTATGTCGATTCTCTGACTGGCGAAGAAAAAGTTACCAGTATGTGGCTGCGGCATGTGGGAGGGCATACGCGCTTCAGGGATAACAGCGGTCAGTTGAAAACTCAGGCTAACCGTTATGTATTACAGCTGGGCGGGGATATTGCGCAGTGGAGCACCGATGAGCGAGATCGTTTCCATCTTGGCATCATGGGGGGATATGCGAATCAGAAAAGTAATACCCGTAACTACCGAAGCGGTTACCGGGCGGATGGCAGCGTTCACGGCTATAGCCTGGGGGCTTACGCTACCTGGCTACAGAATAATGAAGAGAAGAGCGGTGCTTACATCGATAGCTGGATGCTGTACAGCTGGTTTGATAATAGCGTAACCGGGCAGTCGCTGACCGCAGAGCGCTACAAATCTAAGGGAGCTACGGCATCGGTGGAAGCGGGTTATACCTGGAAACTGGCAGAGAAAAATAAGCGTGAAAGCTATTTTATTCAGCCAGTGGCACAGCTGACCTGGATGGGCGTTAAGGCCGATCGCCATCGGGAAATGAACGGTACCTGGGTGGAGAGTACGGGGGATAGCAATATTCAGAGCCGCCTTGGAGTACGTGCGTTTATTAAAGGGCACAGCCTGTTAGATGAAGGCAAAGAGCGCCTGTTTGAGCCGTTTGTAGAACTTAACTGGCTGCATGATACGAAAAACGTTGGTGCATCGCTGAACGGCTATCATATTGAGCAGGCCGGTACACGTAATATTGGCGAAATAAAAGTTGGTGTTGAAAGCCAACTGGGGAAAAATATCAACCTGTGGGGAAATATTGCTCAGCAGATTGGCGACAAAGCGTACAGTGATACGCAGGCGATACTGGGTGTTAAGTACCTGTTTTAA
- a CDS encoding DNA-binding transcriptional regulator YciT has product MNSRQQLILQTVIENGKISVSELSKLTGVSVVTVRHDLNALEKNAYLRRVHGSAVAIDSDSVDTRMLNNFKQKKVLAEYAASIVESGETIFIESGSTNAILARILGERKDLTIVTVSSYIANLLRQSKCEIILLGGILQKRSESMVGSLTQLAMKNVHFSKAFIGIDGFRIDTGFTGRDMLRADIVNSALQKQAMNIILTDSSKFGVVHPHPLGPTGLINMVISDFSINDEYQDYLSRQGIETIAPSGDQ; this is encoded by the coding sequence ATGAATTCAAGGCAGCAGCTGATACTGCAAACAGTGATAGAAAACGGGAAAATTTCTGTCTCTGAGCTTTCTAAATTGACGGGTGTATCGGTTGTTACAGTTCGCCATGACCTGAATGCGCTGGAGAAAAATGCTTATTTACGTCGTGTGCACGGATCTGCCGTGGCTATCGACAGCGATAGCGTTGATACAAGGATGCTGAATAATTTCAAACAGAAGAAAGTGCTTGCCGAGTATGCCGCTTCAATTGTAGAGAGTGGGGAAACCATTTTTATTGAAAGCGGCAGCACAAACGCGATACTTGCGCGTATTCTTGGTGAACGAAAGGATCTCACGATCGTAACGGTAAGCTCCTATATCGCCAACCTGCTACGCCAAAGCAAGTGTGAAATTATCTTGCTGGGAGGCATTTTACAAAAACGCAGCGAGAGTATGGTGGGCTCCCTTACTCAGCTGGCGATGAAGAATGTGCATTTCAGCAAAGCGTTTATCGGCATTGATGGGTTCCGTATTGATACCGGATTTACCGGCAGAGATATGCTGAGGGCGGATATTGTTAACAGCGCGCTGCAAAAACAGGCAATGAATATAATATTGACTGACAGTTCTAAGTTTGGCGTTGTTCATCCACATCCTCTTGGCCCAACCGGGCTGATTAATATGGTAATTTCTGATTTCAGTATTAATGATGAATACCAGGACTACTTATCACGGCAGGGAATAGAGACAATTGCGCCATCGGGTGATCAATGA
- a CDS encoding glycerol dehydrogenase: MSKFVYSSPRKYVQGMGVIAELGKYVAELGNSAFVVADDIVWGITSTSVTESLNLANISFNKETFNGESSANEIARLTELAKTYKTTTVIGLGGGKTLDTVKAVADELKQPVIIVPTVASTDAPCSALSVIYSDTGVFEKYRFYTKNPDLVLVDTGICVKAPVRLFASGIADGLATYIEAAAVKRSHSKSMVDGAPTVAAMAIAEACEKTLLTWGKSAYEAVSKQLVTPAVEAVVEANTLLSGLGFENAGLAGAHAIHNGFTAISGDIHHLTHGEKVAYGTLTQLILEQRSDEEIAKYIAFYRSIKMPTTLKELHLETASWCDLVKIGNLANSSGDTLRNLDATLSGEDVANAILAVDALSRSL; the protein is encoded by the coding sequence ATGTCTAAGTTTGTATATTCATCACCCCGCAAATATGTTCAGGGTATGGGAGTCATCGCTGAACTGGGTAAATATGTTGCAGAGCTGGGCAACTCAGCATTTGTGGTTGCCGACGATATTGTTTGGGGGATCACGTCCACTAGTGTAACGGAGTCCCTAAACCTGGCAAATATTAGCTTTAATAAAGAAACGTTTAACGGCGAATCTTCTGCTAACGAGATCGCCCGGCTGACTGAACTGGCCAAAACCTACAAAACCACCACGGTAATTGGTCTGGGTGGAGGCAAAACCTTAGATACGGTAAAAGCCGTTGCGGACGAGCTTAAGCAGCCGGTAATTATTGTCCCTACCGTAGCCTCTACCGACGCCCCCTGTAGTGCGCTTTCAGTAATCTATTCAGATACCGGCGTATTTGAGAAATATCGCTTTTATACTAAAAACCCGGATCTGGTATTGGTTGATACCGGTATTTGCGTAAAAGCGCCGGTTCGCCTGTTTGCATCCGGTATTGCAGACGGCCTGGCAACCTATATTGAGGCGGCAGCCGTTAAGCGCAGCCATTCCAAATCGATGGTTGATGGAGCGCCAACCGTTGCAGCAATGGCAATTGCCGAAGCCTGCGAGAAAACGCTGCTCACATGGGGCAAAAGCGCTTACGAAGCGGTCAGCAAACAGCTGGTAACGCCAGCCGTTGAGGCTGTTGTAGAAGCAAATACGCTGCTTTCCGGTCTTGGTTTTGAAAATGCCGGTCTTGCTGGCGCGCACGCGATTCACAACGGTTTCACCGCAATTAGCGGTGATATTCATCATCTGACGCATGGTGAAAAAGTGGCTTACGGCACGCTAACACAATTGATCCTTGAGCAGCGCTCTGATGAGGAGATTGCGAAATACATCGCTTTCTATCGTTCCATCAAAATGCCTACCACGCTTAAAGAGCTGCATCTTGAGACGGCATCCTGGTGCGACCTTGTCAAAATTGGCAATCTGGCGAACAGCAGCGGTGATACGCTGCGCAACCTTGACGCTACGCTCAGCGGTGAAGATGTCGCCAATGCCATACTGGCCGTTGATGCCCTGAGTCGTTCCCTCTAA
- the fsa gene encoding fructose-6-phosphate aldolase yields the protein MKLYLDTSDVASVKRLARIFPLAGVTTNPSIVAAGKKPVDVLLPELKEALGNEGVLFAQVMAPHADQMVEEARRLRAIVNDIVVKIPVTAEGLAAIKMLTKEGIPTLGTAVYGAFQGCLSALAGAQYVAPYVNRLDAQGGNGIQTVQELQLLLKTHAPASKVLAASFKTPRQALDCLLAGCEAITLPLDVAEQIISTPAVNAAVEKFEKDWFTAFNTTTI from the coding sequence ATGAAACTTTATCTTGATACCTCTGATGTAGCCTCAGTAAAACGTCTTGCCCGAATTTTCCCACTTGCCGGGGTAACGACCAATCCGAGTATTGTGGCTGCCGGAAAGAAACCCGTTGACGTTTTATTACCGGAGCTAAAAGAAGCGCTGGGAAATGAGGGAGTGCTGTTTGCACAGGTTATGGCACCCCATGCGGATCAGATGGTTGAAGAAGCCAGAAGGTTAAGAGCCATTGTTAATGATATCGTGGTAAAAATACCGGTCACGGCAGAAGGGCTCGCCGCGATAAAGATGCTCACAAAGGAAGGTATTCCGACATTAGGTACGGCAGTTTATGGAGCCTTTCAGGGCTGCCTTTCCGCACTGGCGGGCGCGCAGTATGTCGCGCCTTATGTTAACCGGCTTGATGCTCAGGGCGGAAACGGCATTCAAACGGTTCAGGAATTACAGCTGCTATTGAAAACGCATGCGCCAGCTTCAAAAGTGCTTGCGGCCAGCTTCAAAACCCCGCGTCAGGCGCTTGATTGCCTGCTGGCTGGCTGTGAGGCGATAACGCTTCCTCTGGATGTCGCCGAACAAATTATTTCAACCCCAGCCGTCAATGCTGCGGTTGAGAAATTTGAAAAAGACTGGTTTACTGCCTTTAACACTACAACAATCTGA
- the sgrT gene encoding glucose uptake inhibitor SgrT, translating into MKNESKKFYHTYFSATENAKNWVSAIFSATRRETMLDSVMQWDYTKPAIKK; encoded by the coding sequence ATGAAAAACGAAAGCAAAAAATTTTATCACACCTATTTTTCAGCAACCGAAAATGCAAAAAACTGGGTTTCAGCAATTTTTAGCGCCACACGACGTGAAACTATGCTTGATAGTGTTATGCAATGGGATTACACCAAACCTGCCATTAAAAAATAA